AGGCTTGGCCGCCGCCGCCAATGTGCCCTGGGTCACGGTCTACCGCCAACCCCGCGTCGCCATCATCGCCACAGGCAACGAAGTGGTGATGCCGGGCGATCCGTTGGCTGACAATCAGATCATCAGCTCCAACTCTGTCATGCTCAACGCGTTTGTGCGGGCCTTGGGCGGGATTGCGCTGGATTTGGGCATTGCACGGGACGACGAAGGCTCGCTGACCCGCTTGGTGCAGTCCGCATCCCAAGCCGACATGCTGATCACCATCGGCGGGGCTTCGGTGGGCGATTACGACTTGGTGGGCAAGGTTTTGACCAACGAAGGCATGGACGTGTGCTTCACCAAAGTCGCCATGCAGCCCGGAAAACCTGTGATTTTCGGAACCCTCAACGGCACGCCCGTTCTGGGCATGCCCGGCAACCCGGTGAGTGTGGGCGCAAGCTCCACCGTTTATCTGCGCCCGTGCATGCGGGTGATGCAGGGCCTGCCCGCCGACGAAGGTCCGCTGGAAACCGCAAAGCTCGCCATTGATGCGCCCGAAGGCGGTGCGCGTCAGGAATACATGCGCGCGACTATGGAGATCAACACTGACGGCGAAAAACTGGTCACGCCATTTTCCAAACAAGACAGCTCTTTGCTGGCGAACTTCGCCGCTGCCGATTGCCTCGTCATCCGCGCCCCCCACGCCCCTGCGGCCAAGGCTGGGGAACGGGTTGAGATCATTGCGCTGAACACGGGCCGGATTTCTCTGTAATGGAAATCCGCGAAGAACTGGACCACGAGCGTCAAGGTGTGTTCGCGGTCATGATTGCCACATTCGGCGGGACCGATGAAGCCAAGCTTGTCGAAAGCCTGGATAACGACGGATCGGTGATCTCCTCGCTTGTCGCGGTTGAATACGGCGAAATTGTTGCTCACATCCTGTTTTCTGCGGTCCAAATGGCCTCTGACGACGGTGAGACGCTTTTTCGGGCTGCCGCGCTCTTCCCCCTTTGTGTCGCGCCGACACACCAACGCATGGGCATTGGCTCCGAACTGGTTCGCCAAGGCCTTGAAATTTGTCAGAAAAAAGACGTGGATGCGGTTCTTGCTTTAGGACAAGAGAATTTCTTTGCCCGCCTAGGCTTCAGCACCTGGAAAGCCGAAAATCTGAAAAGTCCGTTTTCTCCCGGTTTTTTATCGATATTGAGCCTAAATCCATCAATTTTAGACGATTTCTCTGGAAAGTTGGTTTTTCCACCTACCTTTGGGTAGATGTCAAAATAAGATCAATCCGCCAGCTCGAAGATCGGTACGGGGCGAAATGGGGACTTATTGAGAAACTGCAGCTCGCGTTTCGACAAATACCGCCCGCCATACATGACGCTGTCCAACTCAACGATACGTTCGGGGTCGGAACGGTTCGCCAATGTGAACGGATATGTGCACTGGATGGTGTCCTTG
This window of the Magnetovibrio sp. PR-2 genome carries:
- a CDS encoding molybdopterin molybdotransferase MoeA translates to MALIPVTEALNTVLSKMPEMCTEQVTLPDALGRVLAEDITARLTQPWADVCAMDAYAVRQDDVTTVPCELKVVGESAAGGSYDAEVKPGEAVRIFTGAPVPQGADTIIIQEDVERDGDTVKVLESAPAGKWIRRAGMDFAEGKVLIAAPKIMTARDLGLAAAANVPWVTVYRQPRVAIIATGNEVVMPGDPLADNQIISSNSVMLNAFVRALGGIALDLGIARDDEGSLTRLVQSASQADMLITIGGASVGDYDLVGKVLTNEGMDVCFTKVAMQPGKPVIFGTLNGTPVLGMPGNPVSVGASSTVYLRPCMRVMQGLPADEGPLETAKLAIDAPEGGARQEYMRATMEINTDGEKLVTPFSKQDSSLLANFAAADCLVIRAPHAPAAKAGERVEIIALNTGRISL
- a CDS encoding GNAT family N-acetyltransferase, which encodes MEIREELDHERQGVFAVMIATFGGTDEAKLVESLDNDGSVISSLVAVEYGEIVAHILFSAVQMASDDGETLFRAAALFPLCVAPTHQRMGIGSELVRQGLEICQKKDVDAVLALGQENFFARLGFSTWKAENLKSPFSPGFLSILSLNPSILDDFSGKLVFPPTFG